A DNA window from Coffea arabica cultivar ET-39 chromosome 6c, Coffea Arabica ET-39 HiFi, whole genome shotgun sequence contains the following coding sequences:
- the LOC140008843 gene encoding uncharacterized protein has translation MADSLHRAFQKFDLGEKEVGAVDLCWGDVEAGKKECRLSLVGRIMGEKIANFTGVKNFTNHVWGYPRNMRVTELGPNVFMFNFEEEKDKERALKGRPWVLDNQLLVLKQWSEGIEMDPEGFNTLYMWIQVWQLPIHWLCRASGFKSGELFQAVKDVIIPPGGGKEGKHMKILAEIDISQSLVRGCPVKHNGVEVWAEFRYERCPDFCYKCGVIGHSDKTCNFEVKTG, from the coding sequence ATGGCTGACTCCTTGCACAGAGCTTTTCAGAAGTTTGATCTGGGGGAAAAGGAAGTAGGAGCTGTAGACCTATGTTGGGGAGATGTGGAAGCAGGGAAGAAGGAGTGTAGACTCAGCTTGGTAGGACGCATTATGGGGGAAAAGATCGCAAACTTCACAGGAGTGAAAAATTTCACAAACCATGTGTGGGGATACCCTAGGAACATGAGGGTAACAGAGCTAGGACCAAATGTGTTTATGTTTAACTTTGAGGAGGAAAAGGATAAAGAGAGAGCACTGAAAGGCCGACCCTGGGTTCTGGACAATCAGCTCTTAGTGCTAAAACAATGGAGTGAGGGGATTGAGATGGACCCAGAGGGCTTTAATACATTGTACATGTGGATACAAGTATGGCAGCTCCCAATCCACTGGCTTTGTCGAGCATCAGGCTTTAAAAGTGGGGAACTATTTCAAGCAGTTAAGGACGTTATAATCCCCCCAGGGGGAGGAAAGGAAGGAAAGCATATGAAAATTTTGGCAGAAATAGATATATCCCAATCTCTTGTTAGAGGATGTCCTGTCAAGCACAATGGGGTTGAAGTATGGGCCGAATTTAGATATGAGAGATGCCCAGATTTTTGCTATAAATGTGGGGTGATCGGACATAGTGATAAAACTTGTAACTTTGAGGTTAAGACGGGGTAA
- the LOC113693361 gene encoding 5-OH-xanthotoxin synthase-like has translation MEILILLVFPISLLLILLLISNKKEKSSTIHHPPGPPRLPFIGNFHQLDTSCLHKYLWKLSQKYGPIMFLKLGSIPTLVISSARLAEEVLKNQDLIFCSRPKMLALQKLTYNGIDIALAPYSQEWREMRKICVIHLLSAKRLQMFRPIREDEVSRMIKKISEQAASTDQVINLSETLVSLACSMICRIAFGKRFDEEGQERRRFNGLIHEAQAMLGGFFFSDYFPSIAWIDKFTGMLARLESIYEKFDSFYQELIDEHLDPNRPKSMDGDIIDLMLQLQQDGSTSFEITMDHIKAMLMNVFFAATDTSTVTVIWAMTAMMQKPTVMKKLQAEIREIMGKKQMLDEDDVQMLPYLKAVVKETFRLYLAVPLLVPRETIGKCTIDGYDIQPKTLVYVNAWGIARDPEYWENPDEFLPERFLNSTVDVRGQDFQLIPFGAGRRGCPGYPMGLVTVELVLANILHLFDWELPPGMKKEDIDTDALPGLTMNKKNDLWLVTKLHL, from the exons ATGGAAATCCTCATTCTTCTAGTCTTCCCAATTTCACTTCTTCTAATTCTCCTTCTAATTtcaaacaagaaggaaaaatcCTCAACAATTCATCATCCACCAGGCCCTCCAAGGCTTCCATTCATCGGAAACTTTCACCAACTTGACACTTCATGCCTTCATAAGTACCTCTGGAaactttcacaaaaatatgGTCCAATAATGTTCCTGAAACTCGGTTCCATACCAACCCTTGTGATTTCATCAGCAAGATTGGCCGAAGAAGTCTTGAAAAACCAAGATTTGATATTTTGTAGTAGGCCAAAAATGCTAGCCTTGCAAAAGTTGACGTACAATGGCATAGACATTGCTTTAGCACCATATAGTCAAGAATGGAGAGAGATGAGAAAAATTTGTGTCATTCATCTCTTGAGTGCTAAAAGATTGCAGATGTTTCGTCCAATTCGTGAAGATGAAGTGTCCCGAATGATTAAAAAGATATCTGAACAGGCTGCATCCACTGATCAAGTGATTAATCTGAGCGAGACTCTAGTGTCTCTTGCTTGCTCGATGATTTGTAGGATTGCTTTTGGAAAAAGGTTTGATGAGGAAGGTCAAGAAAGAAGGAGATTTAATGGTCTTATTCATGAAGCTCAGGCAATGCTTGGGGGATTCTTCTTCTCGGATTATTTTCCATCGATTGCCTGGATTGATAAATTCACTGGAATGCTTGCTCGACTTGAGAGTATATATGAAAAGTTTGATTCATTTTATCAAGAACTCATAGATGAGCACCTCGATCCAAATAGACCAAAGTCCATGGATGGAGATATTATTGATCTCATGCTTCAACTACAACAAGATGGTTCAACTTCATTTGAAATAACTATGGATCACATCAAAGCTATGCTCATG AACGTATTCTTTGCTGCGACAGACACAAGTACGGTGACAGTAATTTGGGCAATGACAGCAATGATGCAAAAACCAACAGTCATGAAAAAATTGCAAGCAGAAATTAGAGAAATCATGGGAAAGAAACAAATGCTAGATGAAGATGATGTTCAAATGCTTCCCTATCTCAAGGCAGTTGTTAAGGAGACATTCAGGTTGTACCTAGCCGTACCACTTCTAGTGCCTAGAGAAACAATTGGAAAATGCACCATTGATGGTTACGACATTCAACCCAAGACCTTAGTTTATGTAAATGCTTGGGGCATTGCAAGAGATCCTGAGTATTGGGAAAACCCAGATGAATTTTTGCCAGAGAGATTCTTGAATAGTACTGTTGATGTGAGAGGGCAAGATTTTCAATTGATCCCATTTGGAGCAGGCAGAAGGGGCTGCCCTGGGTACCCTATGGGACTTGTAACAGTCGAACTTGTGCTGGCCAATATTTTGCACTTATTTGATTGGGAATTGCCTCCCGGGATGAAGAAGGAAGACATTGACACAGATGCTTTGCCTGGTCTTACCATGAACAAGAAAAATGATCTATGGCTTGTGACAAAACTCCATCTTTAG